The proteins below come from a single Timaviella obliquedivisa GSE-PSE-MK23-08B genomic window:
- the selD gene encoding selenide, water dikinase SelD: protein MQVPIRKDLVLLGGGHSHAIALKQFGMNPVAGVQLTLITDVSHTPYSGMLPGYVAGLYDFDACHIDLRPLTQFAQVRMIVDQAIGFNDVTHEVLLQDHPPIAFDLLSIDIGSNPAAITVPGAAEYAIAVKPISQFLTRWDQLVAETTQNPERSIKVAIVGGGAGGVELAFNIQARLLRILSQAGQPTSHLELHLFHRGDRLLPERHLGVSRQVQKLLAQRGVHIHLQQSVTEIKAASVHCESGLTVACDRIFWVTQAAAAPWLKASGLATDERGFILVNDQLQSISHPQIFAAGDVATMVHQARPKAGVFAVRQGKPLAENLRRAVQIPQGSLLSQPLKSFVPQKDFLILLGTGDRRALASWGAVRLPLHPWLWRWKDGIDQKFMDQFRNLTMESRENQPSVEMPMHCAGCASKVGGAVLGKVLARLGSGRVERDDVLVGLAPTDDAAVVTVPLGKVMVQTVDHFRALVNDPFLFGQICANHCLSDLFAMGAMPQSALAIATLPYASELKQEEMLYQLLSGTLKVLNQSQAMLIGGHTTEGAELSLGLSCNGLADPEKIWRKSDMKPGQVLILTKALGTGTLFAADMRLQAKGRWIEAAIASMLLSNQGAAECLRTHGVTACTDVTGFGLLGHLVEMVRASNVAVELQIDAIAVLPGAYETIQKGILSSLHPQNLQVASCIHNLGQIECHPLYPLLFDPQTSGGLLATVPAEQAIVCLKALHSAGYTESRVVGKVIPLSDFPPVTFTLS from the coding sequence ATGCAAGTTCCTATTCGTAAAGACCTGGTGCTACTTGGCGGTGGTCATAGCCATGCGATCGCGCTCAAACAATTTGGTATGAATCCTGTTGCGGGTGTGCAACTGACGCTGATTACAGATGTGTCGCACACGCCCTACTCTGGAATGTTACCGGGGTACGTTGCCGGACTGTATGACTTTGATGCTTGCCATATTGATCTGCGTCCATTGACCCAGTTTGCACAGGTGCGAATGATTGTGGATCAGGCAATAGGATTTAATGACGTGACCCATGAGGTGCTGTTGCAAGACCATCCGCCGATCGCCTTTGACTTACTTTCGATTGACATTGGCAGCAATCCGGCAGCAATAACAGTTCCAGGTGCGGCAGAATATGCGATCGCCGTCAAGCCAATTTCGCAGTTTTTAACGCGCTGGGATCAGCTAGTGGCGGAGACGACTCAAAATCCTGAACGGTCAATTAAGGTAGCGATCGTAGGCGGTGGAGCCGGAGGCGTAGAGTTAGCGTTTAATATCCAGGCACGGCTCCTGAGGATTTTAAGTCAAGCGGGACAGCCAACCTCTCACCTGGAATTGCATTTGTTTCATCGGGGCGATCGCCTTTTGCCAGAACGTCATCTGGGGGTGAGTCGTCAAGTTCAAAAGCTGCTGGCACAGCGGGGCGTTCACATTCATTTGCAGCAATCGGTTACAGAGATCAAGGCAGCATCGGTTCACTGTGAGTCGGGGTTGACAGTGGCGTGCGATCGCATTTTCTGGGTGACCCAAGCGGCGGCGGCTCCCTGGCTGAAAGCGTCTGGATTAGCCACAGATGAGCGGGGCTTTATTTTAGTGAACGATCAGCTTCAGTCAATTTCTCATCCGCAAATCTTCGCGGCGGGGGATGTGGCGACGATGGTTCACCAGGCTCGACCCAAGGCTGGGGTGTTTGCCGTGCGACAGGGCAAACCTTTGGCAGAAAACTTACGGCGCGCTGTGCAGATACCGCAAGGGTCGCTTTTATCCCAGCCGTTGAAGTCTTTTGTGCCGCAGAAGGACTTTTTGATTTTACTCGGAACGGGCGATCGTCGGGCGTTGGCATCTTGGGGTGCAGTGCGGCTACCGCTTCATCCGTGGCTTTGGCGCTGGAAAGATGGCATCGACCAAAAGTTTATGGATCAGTTTCGGAATTTGACGATGGAAAGCCGGGAGAATCAGCCATCGGTAGAGATGCCAATGCACTGTGCTGGCTGTGCCTCTAAGGTGGGTGGGGCAGTGCTGGGGAAGGTGTTGGCGCGGCTTGGATCAGGGCGGGTTGAGCGGGATGATGTGTTAGTGGGGTTAGCGCCAACAGATGATGCAGCAGTGGTGACGGTTCCGCTAGGAAAGGTGATGGTGCAGACGGTTGATCATTTTCGGGCGTTGGTTAATGATCCGTTTTTATTTGGGCAGATTTGCGCCAATCATTGTCTGAGCGATTTGTTTGCAATGGGGGCAATGCCGCAGAGTGCCTTAGCGATCGCCACTCTCCCGTATGCCTCAGAACTGAAACAAGAGGAAATGCTCTACCAGCTTTTATCAGGCACCCTTAAAGTCCTCAATCAATCTCAGGCAATGCTAATAGGTGGGCACACCACAGAAGGAGCAGAGCTTTCTTTAGGTCTGTCGTGCAATGGTTTAGCTGATCCTGAAAAAATTTGGCGTAAAAGCGACATGAAGCCGGGACAGGTTTTAATTTTAACGAAGGCGCTAGGGACAGGCACTCTGTTTGCGGCGGATATGCGACTGCAAGCCAAAGGACGATGGATTGAGGCGGCGATCGCATCTATGCTACTTTCCAACCAAGGTGCAGCAGAGTGTTTGCGAACCCATGGTGTTACGGCTTGTACGGACGTAACAGGGTTTGGGCTATTAGGACATTTGGTAGAAATGGTACGGGCTTCTAACGTGGCAGTAGAGCTACAGATTGACGCGATCGCCGTATTGCCAGGTGCCTACGAAACTATTCAAAAAGGAATTCTCAGTTCTCTCCATCCACAAAACTTACAAGTTGCTTCATGCATTCACAATCTCGGTCAGATTGAATGTCATCCGCTGTATCCGCTGCTGTTCGATCCGCAAACATCGGGCGGACTATTAGCAACAGTTCCAGCAGAACAAGCGATCGTTTGTCTCAAGGCTCTACACTCAGCCGGATATACAGAAAGCCGAGTAGTCGGAAAAGTCATTCCGCTGTCGGATTTTCCACCTGTAACCTTTACGCTAAGCTGA
- a CDS encoding thioredoxin family protein, translating to MMEKIGHYAPDFEIPGIDDTVHHLARYLEKFQAVGVVMMCNHCPYVHLYVDRLKQIQTDFQSQGFTLIGINANDEQQYPADSFEKMKTFAQEKSLNFPYLRDVTQDVAQSFAAERTPEIFIINRSGIICYNGAVDDNPQNPGAVKVNYARDAIAQLLSNQTIVNSATSAIGCSVKWRK from the coding sequence ATGATGGAAAAAATTGGTCACTACGCGCCAGATTTCGAGATCCCTGGAATTGATGATACCGTACACCACTTGGCTCGATACCTGGAGAAATTCCAGGCGGTGGGGGTAGTCATGATGTGCAACCACTGCCCTTACGTTCATCTGTATGTCGATCGGCTCAAGCAAATTCAAACTGACTTCCAAAGCCAGGGCTTCACCCTAATTGGTATCAATGCCAACGACGAGCAGCAATACCCCGCTGATAGTTTTGAAAAGATGAAAACTTTCGCTCAAGAAAAAAGTCTTAACTTTCCTTATTTGCGAGATGTTACGCAAGATGTCGCCCAGAGTTTTGCCGCCGAACGCACTCCCGAAATATTCATTATCAATCGCTCTGGTATTATTTGCTACAACGGTGCAGTGGATGACAATCCGCAAAATCCAGGCGCAGTTAAAGTCAATTACGCCAGGGATGCGATCGCCCAACTCCTGTCTAATCAAACCATTGTAAATTCAGCAACGAGTGCGATCGGTTGCTCTGTTAAATGGCGCAAGTAG
- the frr gene encoding ribosome recycling factor codes for MKLSEVESHMQKAVESTQRSFNTIRTGRANAAILDRISVEYYGTPTPLKSLAGINTPDSSTITIQPYDRSAMALIEKAISLSDIGLTPNNDGSTIRLNIPPLTSDRRKELVKVAAKFAEEGKVSIRNIRRDAVDAVRKQEKAGDLPEDESRDLQDGIQKLTDKYVSKVDQVLGEKEKDIMTL; via the coding sequence GTGAAATTATCTGAAGTTGAAAGCCATATGCAGAAGGCAGTTGAGTCTACTCAACGCTCCTTCAATACGATTCGTACTGGGCGCGCTAATGCCGCCATCCTCGATCGCATCTCTGTAGAATATTACGGCACTCCAACCCCGCTGAAGTCGCTTGCGGGCATCAACACCCCTGACTCTAGTACCATTACCATTCAGCCCTACGATCGCAGCGCGATGGCACTCATCGAAAAAGCGATTTCTCTGTCTGACATTGGTTTAACGCCCAACAACGATGGTTCTACCATTCGGCTCAATATTCCGCCTTTAACGAGCGATCGGCGTAAAGAACTGGTCAAAGTTGCCGCCAAATTTGCCGAAGAGGGCAAAGTTTCCATCCGCAACATCCGCCGAGATGCCGTTGATGCAGTCAGGAAACAAGAAAAAGCGGGCGACTTGCCTGAAGATGAATCCCGTGATTTGCAAGACGGCATCCAAAAATTGACCGATAAGTATGTTAGCAAGGTTGACCAAGTCTTAGGTGAAAAAGAGAAGGACATTATGACGCTTTAA
- a CDS encoding GNAT family N-acetyltransferase produces MQLPIQTTLKDGTRIELDEMSGDEKEDVRALLNIVIIEGQTYPQAQPLSEEEFAAYWMSQDTFVVRLVDDSAGRTNLREKIWGAFYLRPNFPGRCSHICNAGFIVQPSARGLGIGRYMGETMLAIARAKGYTAVMFNVIFSTNTPSLNLWKSLDFSIVGTIPNAVNFIDGKKADAVIMYRALE; encoded by the coding sequence ATGCAATTACCGATTCAGACAACTCTTAAAGACGGCACTCGAATTGAGCTCGACGAAATGAGTGGGGATGAAAAAGAAGATGTTAGAGCATTGCTTAACATAGTCATCATTGAAGGACAAACCTATCCGCAAGCGCAGCCATTGAGTGAAGAGGAGTTTGCAGCTTACTGGATGAGTCAAGATACATTTGTCGTCAGGTTAGTGGACGATTCGGCAGGAAGAACAAACTTGAGAGAGAAGATTTGGGGAGCGTTCTATCTTAGACCTAACTTCCCCGGACGATGCAGCCATATCTGCAATGCTGGATTTATTGTACAACCTTCAGCGCGAGGGCTGGGGATTGGACGATATATGGGAGAAACGATGCTGGCGATCGCCCGTGCTAAAGGCTATACCGCCGTCATGTTCAATGTCATTTTCTCGACCAATACTCCCTCCCTTAACCTTTGGAAATCCCTAGATTTTTCGATTGTTGGAACTATTCCCAACGCCGTTAACTTCATCGACGGAAAGAAGGCAGATGCCGTGATTATGTATCGGGCGTTGGAATAA
- the pyrH gene encoding UMP kinase codes for MGLTYQRILLKLSGEALMGDLAYGIDPIIVQGISQEVKDIAKQGVEIAIVVGGGNIFRGVKGAAAGMDRATADYIGMIATVMNAMTIQDALERDGVPTRVMSAIEMKEVAEPYIRRRAIRHLEKGRVVVFGAGSGNPFFTTDTTAALRAAEINAEVVFKATKVDGVYDSDPKVNPNAKRYKSLTFNHAITQDLRVMDTAAISLCKDNHIPIIVFDLSVPGNVRRALLGESIGTFVGESCEII; via the coding sequence ATGGGCTTAACTTACCAGCGGATCTTGCTGAAACTAAGCGGTGAAGCATTGATGGGCGATCTCGCCTACGGAATCGACCCTATCATTGTTCAAGGCATTTCCCAAGAAGTGAAAGACATTGCAAAACAGGGCGTAGAAATTGCGATTGTAGTTGGGGGAGGCAATATTTTTAGAGGGGTCAAAGGCGCAGCCGCTGGGATGGATCGGGCAACCGCAGACTATATTGGCATGATCGCGACCGTCATGAACGCCATGACGATTCAAGATGCTCTAGAGCGCGATGGCGTTCCCACCCGCGTAATGTCTGCGATCGAAATGAAAGAAGTCGCAGAACCTTACATTCGCCGTCGCGCCATCCGTCACCTGGAAAAAGGTCGAGTCGTCGTTTTTGGTGCAGGCTCAGGCAATCCCTTCTTCACAACCGACACTACCGCAGCCCTCAGAGCGGCAGAAATTAATGCTGAGGTAGTTTTCAAAGCCACTAAGGTTGATGGGGTCTATGACTCAGACCCGAAGGTCAACCCTAATGCTAAACGCTATAAAAGCTTGACCTTTAATCATGCCATCACCCAAGATTTGCGAGTGATGGATACAGCGGCGATCTCTCTGTGTAAAGATAATCATATCCCTATTATTGTGTTCGACCTCTCTGTTCCAGGAAATGTGCGTCGAGCTTTGCTAGGGGAATCAATTGGAACGTTCGTGGGAGAGTCTTGTGAAATTATCTGA
- a CDS encoding Uma2 family endonuclease, which translates to MLFSPPPKLIGEKRLTFRDLDWHSFRQVKCLLTERTHARFTYDNGVLEITMPLEGHERFARLIERFILILVVEMGMKIKTMGSTTLEREDLLKSAEPDNGYYIQNCSLVADHEINLNVDPAPDLVVEVDITNTDLNKNTLYAMMGVQEFWRFNGHLWNILKLQDGRYVECDRSPIFPITEKTDLYQFLETALLDEVAAEINFRQWVRQQDTKKYQA; encoded by the coding sequence ATGCTGTTCAGCCCTCCTCCCAAACTCATCGGTGAAAAGCGTTTGACTTTTCGAGATCTCGACTGGCACTCCTTTCGACAGGTTAAATGTTTGCTAACTGAGCGCACTCATGCCCGTTTTACCTACGATAATGGAGTGCTAGAAATTACCATGCCCTTGGAAGGACATGAGCGCTTTGCAAGATTGATTGAGCGGTTTATCTTGATTCTTGTGGTTGAGATGGGAATGAAAATCAAGACAATGGGATCGACCACATTAGAGCGAGAAGATTTACTCAAAAGTGCAGAGCCAGATAATGGTTACTACATCCAAAACTGCTCTTTAGTGGCTGATCATGAAATTAACTTGAATGTTGACCCAGCGCCCGATTTAGTCGTAGAAGTCGATATTACTAATACGGATCTCAATAAAAACACGCTCTATGCCATGATGGGCGTGCAAGAGTTTTGGCGGTTTAATGGTCATCTATGGAATATCCTGAAGCTGCAAGATGGGAGATATGTCGAGTGCGATCGCTCACCCATATTTCCCATTACGGAGAAAACTGATCTCTACCAGTTTTTAGAAACAGCTTTACTCGACGAAGTAGCTGCAGAAATCAACTTTCGCCAATGGGTGCGACAGCAGGATACTAAAAAATACCAGGCTTGA
- a CDS encoding geranylgeranyl reductase family protein gives MYDCIIVGAGPAGGSAAYHLAKKGRSVLILEKESLPRYKPCGGGVSPQVAQWFDFDFSPVISLKVSSLRFTWKMGDPVDANLENTEPIWLVRRDHFDHFLVQKSQEQGAELRDSTEVKGIQWQGDRWLVNTADGAVEGRYLVAADGAKGMMANWLGFKDRKRRLAGALEAEASAQITGTQAVHFEFGMVKNGYIWNFPKADGYSIGIGTFRGGDQKQDFKAILAEYATLFGIDMKTTKQYGHPICLWDGNQKLHTQNALLVGESACVVDPMTAEGIRPSIFTGVKAAEAIDGAIAGNANALEEYTNIINTEWGEDMAWAQRLASVFYRVPGVAYKVGIKRPSASEKMAKVLCGELRYADVANRALKRLSSGLIPGMGG, from the coding sequence ATGTACGACTGCATTATTGTGGGCGCGGGGCCAGCAGGCGGTTCTGCCGCCTACCATCTAGCAAAAAAAGGACGCTCTGTCCTCATTCTAGAAAAAGAGTCTTTACCTCGCTACAAGCCCTGCGGCGGCGGTGTTTCGCCTCAAGTCGCCCAATGGTTTGACTTTGATTTCTCGCCCGTCATTTCTCTCAAAGTCTCGTCCCTTCGTTTTACCTGGAAAATGGGCGATCCGGTCGATGCCAACCTGGAAAATACGGAACCGATTTGGCTGGTGCGGCGCGATCATTTTGATCATTTTCTGGTGCAAAAATCTCAGGAGCAAGGCGCAGAGCTAAGAGACAGCACCGAAGTTAAGGGGATTCAGTGGCAGGGCGATCGCTGGCTAGTTAATACCGCTGATGGTGCCGTTGAAGGTCGCTACCTTGTGGCTGCCGATGGCGCTAAAGGCATGATGGCAAATTGGCTAGGGTTTAAAGACCGCAAACGCCGTCTTGCCGGGGCGCTGGAAGCTGAAGCTTCGGCACAAATTACCGGGACTCAAGCCGTTCACTTTGAGTTTGGGATGGTCAAAAATGGCTATATTTGGAATTTTCCTAAAGCTGATGGTTACTCGATTGGCATCGGCACCTTCCGGGGGGGCGACCAAAAGCAAGACTTCAAAGCCATTTTGGCAGAATACGCCACCTTATTTGGCATCGATATGAAAACGACCAAACAGTACGGGCATCCTATCTGTTTATGGGATGGGAACCAAAAGCTGCATACTCAGAACGCGCTGCTGGTCGGAGAATCTGCCTGTGTGGTTGATCCGATGACTGCTGAGGGAATTCGTCCTTCAATTTTTACAGGAGTTAAAGCGGCAGAGGCAATTGATGGGGCGATCGCGGGGAACGCCAACGCTCTAGAGGAATACACCAACATTATCAACACCGAATGGGGTGAGGATATGGCGTGGGCGCAACGGCTCGCAAGCGTGTTCTATCGGGTTCCTGGCGTAGCGTACAAGGTAGGAATCAAACGTCCTTCTGCCTCTGAGAAAATGGCTAAAGTGCTGTGTGGCGAATTGCGCTACGCCGATGTGGCGAATCGGGCGTTAAAGCGATTAAGTTCTGGATTAATTCCAGGAATGGGGGGCTGA
- a CDS encoding DEAD/DEAH box helicase: MAILHGSWISQSQASEAAEHFFVWGETWRRIDPIEIPIASSSIPHPFAMAEEELRELLRSLHAAQSLTWDVAEFPLQELVAAGQPGTRKRKTAPLASAEASRRWQAIGFTVPTQRFENTALPQHSASSEEDAHLSLDLFSWQVQGIRLTAIEALQFLQSLPLSSVLDDENSWLGDDLRFWSHIARWQLDLSARAKFLPILENGVVRWQVLLDSAIDQAHFDRFCRQMPGACRAYGTTADHDSELDVSIAPSQGLIFDFLNSTIAAQVRAIAVQTPVPSAIPKDLPLREWLQALGQKSMEEKSERLESALAQWIEPLQQHLTPQLASFRTCFYLNPPAPGQSEWMLEYFLQAIDDPEFLVGARTVWNNPVDHLKYMGRSIEQPQESLLAGLGLASRLYPLIEPSLHVPQPQACRLNPMQVYEFLKSMAWRLQDSGFGVVLPPSLSNQQGWANRLGLRVQAETPTLKKNQRLGLQSLLNFKWELTIGGQRLSKAEFDRLVDLNSPLVEINGEWVELRQQDVKAAQTFFESRKDQMALSLEDALRISTGDTQMVEKLPVVGFEANGALQELINALTSGNQNVEAIAIPDTFQGELRPYQVRGASWLAFLERWGLGACLADDMGLGKTIQLITLMLHLKAEAVLEHPTLLVCPTSVLGNWERELKKFAPSLKVMLHHGDRRPQGKAFAKVVKGQDLIITSYSLVHRDTKDLQTVKWQGIVLDEAQNIKNSEAKQSQAVRQLETQFRIALTGTPVENRLSELWSILDFLNPGYLGPRNFFQRRFAIPIERYGDTASLQTLRGLVQPFILRRLKTDRSIIQDLPDKQEMTVFCGLTAEQAALYQKLVDQSLVDIESAEGIQRHGLILALLVRLKQVCNHPGLLKGGSPKGELGDTALQVHSGKLQRLEEMLEEVLAEGDRCLIFTQFAEWGKLLQAHLHQRFNREVLYLYGSTSKKQREEMVDRFQNDPQAPRIFILSLKAGGVGLNLTRANHVFHFDRWWNPAVENQATDRVFRIGQTRNVQVHKFVCTGTLEERIHELIESKKALSEQVVGAGESWLTELGTDQLRSLLLLDRTAVIED, encoded by the coding sequence ATGGCAATTCTACACGGCAGTTGGATTTCCCAATCTCAGGCTTCCGAAGCTGCGGAGCATTTCTTTGTTTGGGGAGAAACCTGGCGCAGAATTGACCCCATCGAGATCCCGATCGCATCTTCCAGTATTCCTCATCCCTTTGCAATGGCTGAGGAGGAATTGCGGGAGTTACTGCGATCGCTCCACGCCGCTCAATCTCTCACCTGGGATGTTGCCGAGTTTCCGCTGCAAGAATTAGTCGCCGCCGGACAACCTGGCACTCGTAAACGGAAGACAGCACCCCTCGCTTCTGCGGAGGCTTCTAGGCGATGGCAGGCGATCGGGTTTACGGTTCCCACTCAACGGTTTGAGAATACTGCTCTTCCTCAGCATTCTGCCTCCAGCGAAGAAGATGCTCATCTTTCTTTAGATCTGTTCTCATGGCAAGTTCAGGGGATACGGCTAACGGCGATCGAAGCATTGCAGTTTCTCCAATCTCTTCCCTTAAGCTCGGTTTTAGATGATGAGAATTCTTGGCTAGGCGATGACTTGCGGTTCTGGTCACACATTGCGCGATGGCAGTTAGATTTGTCGGCACGCGCCAAGTTTTTGCCAATTTTAGAAAACGGGGTTGTGCGGTGGCAAGTGTTGTTAGATAGCGCGATCGATCAGGCACATTTTGATCGATTTTGTCGGCAGATGCCAGGAGCTTGTCGGGCGTATGGAACGACTGCGGATCATGATTCAGAACTTGATGTCTCGATCGCGCCGTCGCAAGGGTTAATTTTTGATTTTTTGAACAGCACGATCGCGGCACAAGTTCGGGCGATCGCTGTCCAAACGCCAGTGCCAAGCGCGATCCCCAAAGATTTGCCCCTACGCGAATGGCTGCAAGCGTTAGGACAAAAATCAATGGAGGAAAAAAGTGAGCGCCTAGAGTCTGCTCTAGCTCAATGGATTGAGCCACTTCAGCAGCATCTCACCCCACAACTTGCCTCTTTCCGCACCTGTTTTTATCTGAATCCGCCTGCACCCGGACAGAGCGAATGGATGTTGGAATACTTTTTACAGGCGATCGATGATCCAGAATTTTTAGTTGGCGCTCGCACAGTTTGGAATAACCCCGTTGATCACCTTAAGTACATGGGGCGATCGATCGAACAACCTCAAGAAAGCTTGCTGGCAGGTCTGGGGTTAGCTTCTCGTCTGTATCCGTTGATAGAACCTAGTTTGCATGTGCCGCAGCCCCAGGCTTGTCGGCTGAACCCGATGCAGGTTTACGAGTTCCTTAAGTCAATGGCTTGGCGGTTGCAAGACAGTGGATTTGGCGTAGTTTTGCCGCCCAGTTTGTCTAATCAGCAGGGCTGGGCAAACCGTTTGGGGCTAAGAGTTCAGGCAGAAACCCCAACTCTCAAGAAAAATCAGCGCTTGGGCTTGCAGAGCTTGCTGAATTTTAAGTGGGAACTGACCATCGGCGGACAGCGCTTATCGAAAGCAGAGTTCGATCGCTTGGTCGATTTGAATTCGCCCCTCGTTGAGATCAACGGCGAGTGGGTAGAGCTACGGCAGCAAGATGTTAAAGCAGCACAGACTTTCTTTGAGAGCCGCAAAGATCAGATGGCGCTTTCTTTGGAAGATGCCCTGCGGATTAGTACGGGCGATACGCAAATGGTCGAAAAGCTCCCAGTAGTAGGCTTTGAGGCAAACGGTGCCCTGCAAGAACTGATTAATGCGCTGACTTCAGGCAATCAAAATGTAGAGGCGATCGCCATTCCTGATACCTTTCAAGGGGAGTTGCGTCCATACCAAGTGCGAGGTGCATCCTGGCTGGCGTTTCTAGAGCGCTGGGGCTTGGGCGCTTGCTTAGCAGACGATATGGGATTGGGCAAAACAATTCAACTGATTACCCTAATGCTACACCTAAAGGCTGAAGCGGTCTTAGAGCATCCGACGCTATTGGTTTGTCCCACTTCTGTGCTCGGCAATTGGGAGCGAGAACTGAAAAAGTTTGCGCCTAGCCTAAAAGTGATGCTGCACCATGGCGATCGTCGTCCTCAGGGCAAAGCGTTTGCCAAAGTCGTCAAGGGTCAAGATTTAATTATTACCAGTTACTCCCTGGTTCATCGAGATACGAAAGACCTGCAAACTGTCAAATGGCAAGGCATTGTGCTGGATGAAGCACAGAACATCAAAAACTCAGAAGCCAAGCAATCCCAAGCCGTCCGCCAACTCGAAACCCAGTTCAGGATTGCTTTAACGGGCACCCCCGTTGAAAACCGCCTGTCCGAACTCTGGTCAATTCTCGATTTCCTAAACCCTGGCTACTTAGGACCGCGCAACTTCTTCCAGCGGCGGTTTGCTATTCCCATTGAGCGCTACGGCGATACGGCTTCATTACAGACCTTACGCGGACTCGTTCAGCCCTTTATCCTCCGTCGTCTTAAAACCGATCGCTCCATCATTCAAGACTTGCCTGATAAGCAAGAAATGACGGTATTCTGCGGTTTGACGGCAGAGCAGGCGGCTTTATATCAGAAATTAGTCGATCAATCTTTGGTCGATATTGAATCAGCAGAGGGAATCCAGCGCCATGGGTTAATTTTGGCGTTGCTAGTGCGATTGAAGCAAGTTTGCAATCATCCAGGTTTACTGAAAGGCGGTTCCCCCAAAGGTGAATTGGGAGACACAGCGCTTCAGGTGCATTCAGGAAAGTTGCAGCGTTTGGAAGAAATGCTTGAAGAAGTTCTCGCAGAGGGCGATCGCTGTCTGATTTTTACGCAGTTTGCCGAATGGGGAAAATTGCTTCAGGCTCATCTGCATCAACGCTTCAACCGAGAAGTGCTGTATCTCTATGGCAGCACTTCTAAAAAGCAGCGCGAAGAAATGGTCGATCGCTTTCAAAACGATCCCCAGGCGCCCCGCATCTTTATTCTTTCCCTTAAAGCGGGTGGTGTGGGCTTAAACCTGACTCGTGCCAACCATGTCTTCCACTTCGATCGCTGGTGGAACCCGGCAGTCGAAAATCAAGCCACCGATCGCGTCTTCCGAATTGGACAAACCCGCAACGTGCAGGTGCATAAGTTTGTTTGCACTGGCACCTTAGAGGAGCGCATTCACGAACTGATTGAAAGCAAAAAGGCGCTGTCTGAACAAGTAGTTGGCGCAGGCGAAAGCTGGTTGACGGAATTGGGAACCGATCAGCTACGGAGCTTGCTACTGCTCGATCGCACGGCAGTGATTGAAGATTAG